A genomic region of Runella rosea contains the following coding sequences:
- a CDS encoding helix-turn-helix domain-containing protein produces the protein MIDLAERIEDLRTKKSLSKLDLSKKLDIDAANYNRLVKKGKKLSIEQLEEIAKAFDVTLRELLFPEDVQYPEKDVNVLNEKLIQKDEELGKLRKMTIQMEALMKLFLNTGNSYIEKSGKTPEELNLILKSIIDPEGILETSIKQNIEKLKKDFSE, from the coding sequence ATGATTGATTTAGCTGAAAGAATTGAAGACTTACGCACAAAAAAATCTTTGTCTAAACTTGATTTGTCTAAAAAGTTAGATATTGACGCGGCCAACTACAACAGACTGGTAAAGAAGGGGAAAAAGCTTTCTATTGAACAATTAGAAGAGATTGCAAAAGCTTTTGATGTCACTTTAAGGGAGCTACTTTTTCCAGAAGATGTACAGTATCCCGAAAAAGATGTAAATGTTCTAAATGAGAAGCTTATCCAAAAAGATGAAGAATTAGGGAAGCTAAGGAAAATGACTATCCAAATGGAAGCTTTGATGAAGCTTTTTTTGAATACCGGGAATTCATATATAGAAAAAAGCGGCAAAACACCCGAGGAACTAAACTTGATTTTAAAGTCTATTATAGACCCTGAAGGCATTTTAGAAACATCGATAAAGCAAAATATTGAAAAATTAAAGAAAGACTTCAGCGAATAG
- a CDS encoding site-specific integrase: MLKVQKISQKDSREKRIQKFSIRPFVRGSQLYLRLTYNKKNLSFSTGLSCPSSKLDAKTFSIKGNEQTTIYLQQLRTDIERVVADFRLTKRPIDLRELKKIAVLKETIHSTTPTLNACLDIFFKNDFESLSGIDYKAKTVEKKRYLVERIKRYVLEHHKNPYLKLTELKPVDGQNLVNFCKKNFGHGHNHAVLHAEFLKRTLNYAIANEWIDKNPLAFFRPKRERKEVEALSEGEILNLQQTVFHGHQYNYVKDVFLFCCYTGLSYIDVSRLDNTFFVTLKNGDKMIKIGRGKNENPCIIPLVPQALEILDKYAENEDCLSRERLLPVYANQVMNRILKEIQAICHIKLKLTTHVARKTCASYFIANGVPLTSVATMLGHKKTSTTELYYTQRTEEAVIRHIQEFKERKGLDNSKAV, encoded by the coding sequence ATGTTAAAAGTACAAAAAATCTCTCAAAAGGACTCAAGGGAGAAACGTATTCAAAAGTTTTCTATACGCCCATTTGTTAGAGGCAGTCAACTTTATTTAAGATTGACTTATAACAAAAAGAACCTTTCATTTAGTACGGGCTTAAGTTGTCCTTCTTCAAAATTAGATGCAAAAACATTTTCTATTAAAGGCAACGAACAAACAACTATTTATCTTCAGCAGCTACGTACAGATATAGAAAGGGTAGTTGCTGACTTCAGATTGACAAAACGCCCTATTGATTTACGCGAACTGAAAAAAATAGCTGTATTAAAAGAGACAATCCATTCGACTACACCTACCCTTAACGCGTGTTTAGACATTTTTTTCAAGAATGATTTTGAATCTCTATCAGGTATAGATTACAAGGCAAAAACAGTTGAGAAGAAGCGCTATTTAGTTGAACGTATAAAACGATATGTTTTAGAGCACCATAAAAACCCATATCTGAAATTAACAGAACTAAAACCTGTCGATGGTCAAAATCTAGTTAATTTTTGTAAAAAGAACTTTGGACATGGTCATAATCACGCGGTACTTCATGCTGAATTTCTTAAACGGACTCTAAATTATGCCATTGCTAACGAGTGGATAGATAAAAACCCATTGGCATTCTTTCGACCTAAGCGCGAACGAAAGGAGGTAGAAGCCCTCAGTGAAGGCGAAATTTTAAATCTTCAGCAAACGGTTTTTCATGGTCATCAATACAACTATGTGAAAGACGTTTTTCTATTCTGCTGTTATACTGGGCTATCGTACATTGATGTAAGTCGATTAGATAATACATTCTTTGTCACTCTCAAAAACGGTGATAAGATGATAAAAATTGGACGTGGAAAAAATGAAAACCCTTGCATTATCCCTTTAGTACCGCAAGCACTGGAAATACTTGATAAATACGCTGAAAATGAAGATTGCTTGAGTCGAGAGCGTTTATTGCCTGTCTATGCGAATCAGGTTATGAATAGAATTTTAAAAGAAATTCAGGCCATCTGTCATATCAAGCTGAAACTTACAACCCACGTTGCCCGTAAAACTTGTGCTTCATACTTCATTGCTAACGGTGTACCTCTTACCAGTGTAGCAACAATGTTAGGTCATAAAAAAACCAGTACAACAGAGTTATACTACACCCAACGTACTGAAGAGGCCGTAATTCGTCATATACAAGAGTTTAAAGAGCGTAAAGGTTTAGACAATTCAAAAGCTGTCTAA
- a CDS encoding VapE domain-containing protein, producing MSSVEKTKTANTPIIRRIQDFIFAEYDYRLNIITNHLERSPKSASEWEFVNVSDIEVELYEYGLKGFKDPLKALLGSKVIPKFDPFTEYFTSLPNWDKSQPDYIEKLSGFVRTDDDWWWKQMFKKWVVRVVGQATGKIPFNKQCLTLVGKQNDGKTTFLDFLIPNALKKYAKKGFDFGSKDGKISLVQNFLINLDELASFDKKELNNEFKTVLSEGMVKYRPLFQNTEVPFARRASFAASTNQFEFLTDETGNVRWLPFVVREILHDSGGLNGYEANNDIDLFWSQAYALLNDTSFECNMTKDDISHQETLNRRFLRTTTEMEVLEKYYKPSDKGVFEAVFLTASDIENELKAKVNLRLHRNQIGRALQIMGYNQESNYNSRKGYTVKGYFVTRL from the coding sequence ATGAGTTCTGTAGAAAAAACAAAAACAGCAAATACTCCTATTATTCGGCGTATCCAAGACTTTATTTTCGCTGAATATGACTATCGACTCAACATTATTACAAACCACCTAGAACGAAGTCCTAAAAGTGCTTCTGAATGGGAATTTGTAAATGTCAGTGATATTGAAGTTGAGCTTTACGAATATGGGTTAAAGGGCTTTAAAGACCCTTTAAAAGCTCTATTAGGTTCAAAAGTAATTCCAAAATTTGACCCTTTTACGGAATATTTTACCAGTCTTCCAAATTGGGATAAATCACAACCAGATTATATAGAAAAGCTGTCAGGATTTGTAAGAACTGATGATGATTGGTGGTGGAAGCAAATGTTTAAGAAATGGGTTGTTAGAGTCGTAGGTCAAGCAACCGGCAAAATCCCTTTTAATAAGCAGTGCCTTACATTAGTGGGAAAACAAAATGATGGTAAAACAACTTTTTTAGACTTTCTAATTCCAAATGCTTTAAAAAAATATGCAAAGAAAGGCTTTGATTTTGGCAGTAAAGACGGCAAAATATCATTAGTGCAGAACTTTCTCATAAACCTTGACGAATTAGCATCTTTTGATAAAAAAGAGCTAAACAATGAGTTTAAAACGGTTCTTTCTGAAGGTATGGTTAAATACAGACCATTATTTCAAAATACAGAAGTTCCATTTGCCCGGCGAGCGAGTTTTGCAGCAAGTACAAACCAATTCGAGTTTTTGACAGATGAAACTGGCAACGTCCGTTGGCTTCCTTTTGTGGTTAGAGAAATCCTTCATGATTCTGGTGGATTAAATGGCTATGAAGCTAATAATGACATAGACTTATTTTGGTCTCAAGCCTATGCCCTACTAAACGATACTTCTTTTGAATGTAACATGACTAAAGATGATATCTCACATCAAGAAACATTGAATCGTAGATTTTTACGTACTACGACCGAAATGGAAGTTTTGGAGAAATATTATAAACCTTCTGACAAAGGAGTATTTGAAGCCGTATTCTTAACAGCTTCAGATATTGAAAATGAACTAAAAGCAAAAGTCAACCTAAGACTTCATCGCAATCAAATAGGGCGAGCACTTCAGATAATGGGATATAACCAAGAAAGTAACTACAACTCCCGCAAAGGATATACGGTAAAGGGCTACTTTGTTACTAGGCTCTAA
- a CDS encoding toprim domain-containing protein — protein sequence MQNRIFFDKETIEQAKTVSIPVFLQSIGIEPLKTVGNEWLYLSPLRNEKTASFYVNTSKNCFTDFGGSEQMKGDSIRLVQIVNNCHFKEAVKVLLGLAPQTISFSFSGHSTSTKNGLTVAAVKPLTHTALIKYVQSRGIALNLAKAYLNEVHYLSNDKPYFAVGFRNDNDGFELRNSLGFKGKTANGVSTFDLGTDSIAVFEGFFDFLSALQHYDKQAPSISTIVLNTTNNLKAVLPILAQYRQINTFLDNDKAGLQALKTLINSCLNVKNYASLLYPNHKDFNAYLCENSNVNRLKTA from the coding sequence ATGCAAAACCGTATTTTTTTTGACAAAGAAACCATTGAACAGGCTAAAACTGTATCAATCCCTGTTTTTCTGCAAAGTATCGGCATAGAGCCATTAAAGACCGTTGGTAATGAATGGCTCTATCTTTCGCCTTTACGTAATGAGAAAACCGCTTCTTTTTATGTAAACACTTCCAAAAACTGTTTTACGGATTTTGGCGGCTCTGAACAAATGAAAGGGGATTCAATCCGATTAGTACAGATAGTTAATAACTGCCACTTCAAAGAAGCCGTAAAAGTACTTTTAGGATTAGCCCCTCAAACCATCTCTTTTTCTTTCAGCGGTCATAGTACCTCAACTAAAAACGGTCTTACTGTAGCCGCTGTAAAACCCCTTACTCATACTGCTTTAATAAAGTACGTACAAAGCAGGGGTATAGCTCTAAATTTGGCAAAAGCATATTTGAATGAAGTACACTATTTGAGCAACGACAAACCATACTTTGCCGTTGGATTTCGGAATGACAATGACGGCTTTGAACTCCGTAACAGTTTAGGGTTTAAGGGCAAAACAGCAAACGGTGTATCAACTTTTGATTTAGGTACTGATTCAATAGCAGTTTTTGAAGGTTTCTTTGACTTTCTTTCTGCCTTACAACACTACGACAAACAAGCCCCCTCTATCAGTACTATTGTGCTCAATACTACTAATAATCTAAAAGCAGTTTTACCGATACTCGCCCAATACCGCCAAATCAATACTTTTTTAGATAATGACAAAGCAGGACTACAAGCTTTAAAAACGCTGATAAATAGCTGTTTAAATGTCAAAAACTATGCGAGCTTACTGTACCCTAACCACAAAGATTTTAATGCTTATCTATGTGAAAACAGTAACGTAAACCGCCTAAAAACGGCTTAA